Part of the Sodalinema gerasimenkoae IPPAS B-353 genome is shown below.
CTATGAGTTTAGATCAGCAAATTCAAACTCTGATTGACAATGCGCCTCAGGATGGTTCGACGCCGGGGGCGATCGCGGCGATCGCCCCGGTTCTCAAAGCCTTCGCCGATCGCCTCCGTCATCAGCACTACTATATTTTACAAACTCCCGATAGCAATTGGTTGATGACGACGTTAAGTAATCGTCTCAATGTAGATTTAGAAAAATCCGTGATCTACGGGTTTCCCAGTTTCGAGGATGCGAAAGCCAGTGAACCCCAAAGCAACGCCCCGCAGTTGCTGGCGGTGTCGCTTCCGGTTACCCATATTTTATTTCAGTTACTGGCGTTAGACCGGGTGGAGAGTCTGATTCTCTTTGAAACTCCGGGAGAGCGAGACATGGGGGTAGAAGTGAAACGTCAGGATCTTCAAAAGGCGATCGCCCTGCAATTGCAACAGTATCGCTCTGCACCGCCGTCGAATTTAGCCTAATTGAGTGTTGTCCTTCTGGTGAGCAAGTTTATCGCTTACCTGGCGATTGTGTTTTCCAGTTCATAACCTGATGCCAACCCCAAAATCAATTCGGACTCCTCTACGATATCCTGGCGGTAAATCTAAGGCAATTCGTCAGATTTTTGCCAAGTTTCCCAGCTCCTTTAATGCGTATCGAGAGCCATTTGTTGGCGGAGGTTCCGTATTTATTGAACTCAAGAAATGGCAGCCCAATTTACCGATTTGGATTAACGACCTCAATCCTGAGGTCTATTATTTTTGGAAATGTGCCCAATCTCAGCTAACTGAGTTTACCCAAACAGTGCGACAGATTCAACAGACGTGTCAGGATGGACGGGGGTTATTTCAAGAGTTGGCTAGAGCTGATGTGAATCAACTCTCGGAGTTAGAGCGAGCCATTCGTTTTTTTATCCTGAATCGCATCACCTTTTCAGGAACGATTGAGGCAGGAGGCTATTCAAATAATGCCTTTGAACAGCGATTTACCCCATCATCCATTGACCGTTTGAGCAACTTGGGGCAGGTTTTGCAGGGGGTAAAAATTACCAACCTGGATTTTAGGGAAGTGGTGCAAGCCGAGGGAAAAAATGAGGGCGATAATCGCACCTTCATTTTTCTCGATCCTCCCTACCTCAGTGCCACCAAATCAAAACTATACGGAAAACGGGGTCATTACCATAGCCAGTTCGACCATGAGCGTTTTGCAGAGGTTTTGAAAACCTGTCCCCACGACTGGCTAATCACCTATGATGACTGTCCCCAAGTTCGGGAAAATTTTCGCTTTGCTAACCTGTATGAATGGGAATTACAATATGGAATGAACAACTATAAACAAGAAAAAGCCAATAAAGGGGCGGAATTATTTATAGCGAACTATGCCCTAGAAGAGCCAGCAGAGTCATTGGGCGATCGCCCCCCCAACAACTAACACTCAACCTTTAGCCAAGTCCTCCCGAGCCAATGACTGACCTGTATCCCTACTTATTAATTCAATCTCCCAGTGGAGAGTCAAACAAGCTTGTCTTGCAGGATACCCACTATACCATTGGGCGATTTCCAGAAAACGATATCCCCTTACCCGAAGACCCCGACTCTCGCATTACCCGAGTCAAACATTGTCTCTTAGAACGAGAAGGGGGTCAATGGTG
Proteins encoded:
- a CDS encoding DNA adenine methylase, with translation MPTPKSIRTPLRYPGGKSKAIRQIFAKFPSSFNAYREPFVGGGSVFIELKKWQPNLPIWINDLNPEVYYFWKCAQSQLTEFTQTVRQIQQTCQDGRGLFQELARADVNQLSELERAIRFFILNRITFSGTIEAGGYSNNAFEQRFTPSSIDRLSNLGQVLQGVKITNLDFREVVQAEGKNEGDNRTFIFLDPPYLSATKSKLYGKRGHYHSQFDHERFAEVLKTCPHDWLITYDDCPQVRENFRFANLYEWELQYGMNNYKQEKANKGAELFIANYALEEPAESLGDRPPNN